tgtttagatcttgagttcttattttgaaaaaaaatttatatttcttgaaaaaaaagaaaaaagaaaaaaagaaagatgttgaagatctatgtaatttttaagttatatgctgcaACTCATtaatctctcataaaaataaaaataaacaaaaaagaaagaaatagagaaatacattgtacaaattaaataaatatgtggtcaagaagcataaacttagtctgattccatgatgtaaaaaaaaatcaggaaaaaaatacataataagaacaactggattttgaataaatggatttcctatcttttgattagtttggctcgtttgtctgtctgcattctgtaaaccattttcctgagcatttatctgtattccaactccatgagataaatcattcccataaattgaaacacttattaacctgtgagaatatggagttgagactcttactaggaatttcagAAGGCCATatatttaactacctgaaaataagctttgaattgatcagttcagattatttcataaattataattataatgatcttgatataactttgacagttttcaaatttaatttaaacacttggatagttatgattacatttctatttaaattaatcaatatgttttgtgttgctattaacgcttaaattgctagagACTAGTAATAAGCTGGTTGaggagtgtgataaagataaaaaattattattgattaaatgttttataatataaatatatatttcttgttttattaaatgtttaaatattatgttttattaaattgtataaaatataagttgttgtgtaattataagtttttactattttttacaggttcgataaaacaagaataaccttggcgttgcaaatgagattaagatgatttttggacctgtagaaagttgatgttaatatctacaatattggtggtaagcatgagataaaaatcttctcaaagtggatcaaattaagcaacaaataaagttacaaAAGAATTGatagttttaccatgctctagcattttgaccatatctctcaaattacttggtcaaatggttaaaaaaaataacaattcaaacaactcagatatctacatatttttttttatgtggagaagaaattcggatgggaagattttcaaaagtgatgtgtattaataattaatttctcggaacaccaatgaagacttatgtgtaaaaaataatattttatttgtggttgtctccccaaatttggctataaataggggtgcattgtaatgtattcaGATATcccattttatgaacaaacctttgagttcataatacttctctctttgtttttcctttatgtcttcatttaaatataattagcatgttaaattcatttgaataatgagtagctaacttctcaaattgagatgaaaaggtgaaactcttggcatgataataaggttattaaaaggtaagaatctatgttttatattatttaatcattatttattgtttaagttatttttatttctttaaatattattatacacTACTTATAaggggagttttgatttattgttgctatatgttacactaaattcttggaaccatttaactGTAactttggtattaccaaccatttaaagtggatgccttgatttattatatatgattatatcataattaatttcttggaaccatttaaatgttagtttggtattaccaaccatttaaagtggatgccttgatttattatatatgaatatatcataatattaatttcttggtaccatttaaatgtttgtttggttttaccaaccatttaaagtggatgccttgatttattatatattaatatcataatattaatttcttggtatcatttaaatgtttgtttggttttaccaaccatttaaagtgggaccttgatttagtgtttacaaatatatatagcacaataaataattgacaacatttacaagttttggtatatatatatacttataagataataataataaataatataaatatgattatttaatatatattggaaccattttattaagtggatttcaataatattcattaatgataactttattaaaataccaagagtggatcctttaatctcaactacttaaattaaaatttgaacaattaaagattcaaaccattaaaagaaaaaaaaaacaaaaaaatattgtagtggacttgtaattaccttagcttccctgtagatacgatattcggactcacgaAATtttactacttgtggacaacctgctattgggagtgcaacaatcaaagtcgcaacattGCATCCATCTCAGCAACTACTTCAGTTGGCAATtgaatattttcttcagtttcagttgttgctgtatcagttggtaactgattgttatcattttgctccaccaactgattatcagtaaaaatttcttgttcaactgagtGATCCaacacttctggttctggtgtttgaaggatatttttttatgattctcttcttcaatatcatcctccaaactgatatatgtaaagcgatcaactaggtctactggatcagttggcttatcagttagcacagatttatcaaatacaacatgaatagactcttctacattcaaagtgcatttgttaaaaaCTCCGTAAGCTTTTTCTAACTAATGAATACCCAAAaaattccctctgcagatttagcatcaaaacttttaaatgatttttgtcattgtcaaaaataaaacatctgtagctgaatattttaaaataagaaaccacacttttgcgtccttgccaaatctcataacactaCCACAAAAATGACTTTTCGCAACGCGCAAATTTCTTTTCCACAGTGCACATTGCACGATGCACAATTGTAAGCTTTACGCCATTGCACGCCACAGATACTGATTATCCGTGGCGTACATGCGCATGATGTTAATACTGTTATCCGCGGCGTGCATTCGCACGCCGTTAATACTATTATCGTCGGCGCGCACATGCAAGCCGCAGATACTATTATCGATAATGCGCACGCAAGTTGCGGATAATATTATctgcagcgtgcaatgtacgcTGCTAATATTCATATCCGCAACATGCAAACAAATTCTGCATCGTTCGTTTGCAAGCCGATAAAATCAAATTCGTTATAAAAAATCAATCGAATAGACAAAAACGATAAaccaaaattttacaaaaaatttagtGCAACTTTACGTTTAACTAACACAAAATTAATAAAAGTCATTGTTTTTCTGTATATCAAAACAGAAAGTCTGAAAATCCAAACCAAGATACGGAATCTATAACAACTAGCTGGTACATATATAACAATGATTAAACTTTCAAAACATGCAAATCACTAAATATTTATCAATCACACAATACGACAAACTTAGATAACCATGCTACCGTGCTTCCTATAACGTCCTCGAGAAACTGCATTTCATCATTTGGTCGAATTAGGTCCACCTTCTCTACCAAAACCTTATCAACCCAAACTTTCCAACAAGATCTACCAAGAACAACGTGATGCACTTTTGTGTTTGGATCTGTGGATGCAATTCGGCCTTCTACAACAACTAATTCATCAGCACACCAATGAAACAGCTTACATTTAGTATTAGCACGGATATCTCCAAGACTCACATTCCTCAAATTTGACtgtaaataaacaataaaatattattgattCAACCATGTCTATTTTAGTAACAATTTTGCggtttaaaaatacataatttaaagaTAATTACCTAAAAAACATGATCAAAATTACCATTTTTCTTGGCACCAATATCAATATCACCATTACTACCAACTTCATTCTCAATACCGCTACCAATGCCACCACTAGAAACCTAATTTACAATCAAATCGTGTCAAGCGATGTAATCATGATAATTCAAAAGCATTTAAGTGTGTATATATACCaaacatattttttatatgttgtttACTTAATAACCTGTTCTTGCTGATTTTTTAGATTCATACTTTGTAAAAACATGGACCTCATTTCTTGCATTTCTAACTGATTTTGTTGCATTCGTTGTTGAAGGCTTTGTACCATAGTTTGAAGTTGTTGAACAGTTCCATTTTGTTTCACGGAAGCTCCAACTTTCGATGGTGTAACTCCGAAGCCCATTCCACGCACTCTACCCCGAGCTTTCTTGCCAAATACAAGGCTAATTGCATCATCAACAATGTTAGTTGTGTTTTGAGATTCAGGTGGACATTCTTGTATTTCTTTCTGAAAAAAGTTTTTATGAGGAAACGCGATAAAACCGAGAAggggaaaattttgtttaatattttaataataaaatattcattttattaCCATTTTCTCTCCAACAGCTTGAATACTAGGAGCTCATTGAAACTATTGTCTGTGTGactgtaacgacccattacaggcccagtggaccgcccatacggcccactgccccgatcgacccaaggctatcccgatcttgggctccctcaaacgggccttttccctcacgggctttccataggcctcgtacgggttactcataggatctcccctccctaccaaggggtttctttcgcctccccaggactcgatcccatgacctataggataagtacattgatatcaagagtcctggtaccaattgaaaggactagctcaattggtaccaggactcttgatatcaatgtacttatcctataggtcatgggatcgagtcctggggaggcgaaagaaaccccttggtagagagggggagatcctatgagtaacccgtacgacgcctatggaaagcccgtgaggaaaaggcccctttgaggcagcccaagatcgggatatccttgggtcgatcgggcaGTGAGCCGTATgagcggtccactgggcctgtaatgggtcgttacagtGACCATTAATACACTTGTAATTTTATAGTGTGATGACTGCCGACAACTTTGTGTAAGATGTACAACCAGGGAAGAGAGGATTTccacatattttaataaatcatgaaacTCATCCTTATCCTCAGATATAGTGTTTTCGGCCAACCTCTTCTTCCGGCAAAAAAACATCCTTATATAAGTGATATACCTCTCTACTTTCATCCTCTTTCTGAACTCCTGAACTACCTTCAGCTTGAGATTGTGAGTTATAAGTTTCACCATGGAAGACCCAAATTGTAATGACCCgaaaaatttgaaagtccacgtgaaccacattatgcaagttattaaatttctttggtatttcattaatttgttttaaagcattaaatacatgtatatttcataaatgtgtttaattatttttatgcattttatgcataactcatgcatgatagaatttatttcatgaaattttaaaggttcgtgcattatacatttttaatttgcatttcgcgctcgaacgaggaacggatgccagggaattatcaggaaaattattttattacatgattaatttttattgataCATGCGTGCCTTGAAGAATGGAGCTCAAAACTTTGAAGAAAATCACGACGAGGAGGCACTATAGAGCGGAGAAACGATCTTGCTTTAAAGGAAAAGAAATGGGGGAATGGTGGCTGCTGAATTTCACGTAAATGATGAAGGGGAGAGGGGTTGTCGGCTGGTCGGGAGGGTGCATTAATAGGTGTAGGGTTAATTAGGTATTAGTGTATATTGATTAAGTTTAAGCAAATGGGCCCTAGTGACATTTAAAGGTTTAAAAATGAGCTTTagtccaataagcttaaaagtaggctcattaaatccaaatacactcccgaaaaatattcgTGAtgtaaagtttttgaaaatattagctgaaccctcaaaaagttctcggattcgataaaatttgcgtatcgttaaaaataaaatcccgcgagtaaaaatatccaataaaaacccatttattgaaaaatacctttaaaacaccttataataattaataaaaattaatcatgtaataaaataatttttgataatttctCGGCCtccgtttctcgttcgagcgcgaaatgcaacttaaaatttataatgcatgaacctttaaaatttcataaaataaattctatcatgcatgaattatgcataaaatgcataaaaataaataaaaacacgtatatgctgatacgatgatacatgctatgattattaccatgttttgaaaGGATACGTTTACTTATACGATTTTTACTGCAAACacgaaatgtatgttgattatgctatttttcacttctatgtgctacgtatatgtacttgttattactggtacaggtgtgtcgatctttagactcactatgcgtgtgtgatgcaggtaagcttgatgttgaggagactggaggtgctgaactctaaGTAAGCAGCTCTGGTGCggtgacatgacccgaggaccgcatgttttccgcattatgatttacgaGTTTTGAGAGCATACGAACATTTtcctacgttgatgattttaatatttttatacgtTTTTGTTTATGTATGATTTTTGgacgagtttggttattttaatctgcgttgaaacgtctgcttattcgttttcttaaaaagtactagaaatttttttttttaaacctcacatagcatcggccgaattgcttacacaagcataaaatatttttgacatcattttaaataaatcaaccaactaacatttgaaaagtatagcacatactataacttctcaaaaaccactcacaaataaacgtcgtaaaaatatctttaacataactcaaattcataaatcataactagtgcggaaaactagcgtcggtcctcgggttatgtgcaccttcagtccagcaaagtcaaccatcaagacctccattatcatattcataatcaatatcacctgcatcaatcacacctagtgagtctaaagatccaacacgtcatattcttgataacgagtaatacgtaatacagttaacatataacagtgaaaaatacttgtacttaaaatatcgttttcatgaagatgcataaacataaacatttgcgtaaacattttcatgatgcataaaacattttcataaaaacataaacatattcatattcatattcgtattcatatccatatgcatatccatatttgtatccatattcatattcgtattcatgttcatgttcgtgtttgttgaattcagatcgtgattgtgactcgtatttttgatcgtattgggcgatggatccatctaaagaaaaccacagtactgagcgacggggacaccagcgacactctcacccgtcaactgggccttggccaacgtattaacatattcgtattcgtatcacgtaatcgtattcgtatccgtatccaaggaaacacgatcgtcgggctcccactgagaccataaccctcacgatatttccaacatctAGTAGTCATAATCCCTTTACGTCAACATgatatcatcacttaataaaaacatgcataacatcatttttattttaaaaccaatcatgcaacatatcttttaaatgcccatatttaaatcataaaaatcatagacatttaaaaatcagaacttaacatattaaaaatcataaacatctatgaacatttttaaaataaacattttaacttcataaacattaaaataaacatttaaatcataaacatttaaaataaatgttttagcatattaaatcataaaacattaaacttattaacgtcttaaaaatcaataaacatttaaaattgacatattaacatgtAAAAacccataatcattgaaaataatcatattagcatataaaacagcattcaggacactgccatgacgtttaataATTTCTATgagtaaaaagaccgttttacccctagacgtaaaatttcatcttttttacattttcttaattttattgactctaacattttccaaataattatttaaacttacatgaattttctcatatttttatttagcttcattcgacgacttttaaatttatctttaaatataacgtattaatgcgttttaatcacgaattaaaccaaaccttaatataaaattcccaaattaaaaaccaaggctttcaataattatttaagcttaaacctaattttccataattttataaagcatataaCATGGCGTTtaaattaactcgttaattagcatttcgtgcggcgattaaatcccgaataaatccaaaactcgttattttgatcccaaaatttaaacataacctttttatgatttattctacccttccaagttatGAGCCACACCTGTGGACCCATGGCTCAATTTTtgccttttaattttcgtttttgacaccttatcgaacacaccgagccatctcctaatttactcgagccacgcccaagccacctcgatccaaaacctagccaacccacctagggaccctactgaccaagcccagctcATAAAACCAGCCTTAGCCTGACCAAAACACTTCTGGAACTCGACCCCaagtgcatgcgtgtgtgtgtttgtagtgtccaTGTTGAATTGGGTTTCCTAgttgcctaggactcttccagccgtCTAACCACTGACCCCTCATGACcataaccttccctggaccacgcataaaccaagcccagaccaacccaagcccctgGACGTGAGGAGCAAACCACTGAAGCTTGACAGCAACATCTCGCCTAACTTGCTGTCATGAGCTTCTCCCCCACGTTTTTTGTGTTTAGCTCGAGCCATGTCTagccaccctgcaccaactTATGACCAGCCtctctaggcaccctcctggacccttagaacctaTAGAACTCGAGCCCCTAGCTTGAAAACCGaagcccccccccccccccttcagCACAAGCATGGCCGAGAAAACCCACCTAGACTAGGACTCCATGTTTTCTTGCTTAGCCACTTGACCACCGAACcagaccttgaaccagccccttttgcaccttcttaggaccctaaggacctaacctgcCCTAGACCGATACCAACAATGCCCCTGTTCGAGCCTTGGACGAGCCCCAATAGCCCATGCCAAGAACGAGCCACTTGACTCTTGTGCAATCAAAAAAACCCACGGTTCCTTTTAATTGATGCCTACTGTTTTCCAGCTTTTGTTTCTCACATTTTCATCTTAATTGGTGTGTGTTTAGGACCCTAAATTTGTTTAAAACACCCTTAATCCATACcctaaccatggcagccccttaacacaaattaaacatgatttttgaatcaaCAAACAAGAGTTAAACCCATGCATATGAATAGTTGCGAAAATTATATTTGAGtgccttgttttctttcaaaacatgttcaaataaatattatggtgtgatagatgattgaaagaaagaatatggcgtgtctttgcgtatttaacgcacgattattcgttgacgaagGCGAAGAATGGGGCAaaaaccttggcttgaactctACCTTGCAAGTCTCGATTTCCTTCTTTAAATTGTAATGTGTGTGATCCGTGAACTTTGAGGAGTTTTGGGAGAGAAAAATATAAGGTTTGAGGCGTGTAGCAAAGTGTAGGGTTGGGGAAGATTATcttatttaaatactaattaaaactctaagcaaggctttaggcccattaggtagATAAATAGGCCCATTAGTTCTTAGTTAgactttaattaaaaatataaaaataattttgtttaaataactctgcgaatttattagccgggttgccaaaaagttcgtatttttattgaaaaaccaacaccgataaaatttacgtcccggcgtataaaatcacctccaaaccccttattttcaaaagtaataaaaagcatcacccatattttaaataattaaaaacaattatttaataaaatcattttacattttcagccctcagtctccgttcttcgatcgcaactcgaataaccttttaaaaatacattttaatgcaaccatgtagaaaagtatatttaaacatgtaaatatgcacaacataattaatttatgcaattaaaacatttaattaaaatacaggagaatttaataattacatgcatgtgattcgcgtggacctttaaatttttcggggcgttacatgcGCTGTTTTTATtggaaaatatttaagatcatttttaaatcttatatttttctgtggTGCGCATGCATacgaaacatttaaatgatatttcgaaaatgggagttttgaaaaaaatattttcgcatTTTTAAATGAGTAGACATCTCACAAATAGTGTAAGAAGGATCGAACCCCTTAATAATTAAGTGGTCGTAAACTTGGTCAAATTTCATATACTTCTTTACAACGCTTGCAAAGTATAAGATTACTTCACGTGTTTTTG
The window above is part of the Primulina tabacum isolate GXHZ01 unplaced genomic scaffold, ASM2559414v2 Contig877, whole genome shotgun sequence genome. Proteins encoded here:
- the LOC142535182 gene encoding uncharacterized protein LOC142535182, translating into MKEIQECPPESQNTTNIVDDAISLVFGKKARGRVRGMGFGVTPSKVGASVKQNGTVQQLQTMVQSLQQRMQQNQLEMQEMRSMFLQSMNLKNQQEQVSSGGIGSGIENEVGSNGDIDIGAKKNGNFDHVF